A stretch of Aythya fuligula isolate bAytFul2 chromosome 1, bAytFul2.pri, whole genome shotgun sequence DNA encodes these proteins:
- the LOC116499549 gene encoding guanine nucleotide-binding protein G(t) subunit alpha-3 produces the protein MGSGASSESKESARRSRELEKKLQEDAEREARTVKLLLLGAGESGKSTIVKQMKIIHKDGFTYQERMEFRPVIYSNAVQSILSIVKAMTKLGINYENPARIEDEKKLCAMATNLEDGDMTSELVELMKQLWNDGGIQACFARASEYELNDSAAYYLNDLDRLAMPDYIPNEQDVLHSRVKTTGIIETQFSFKDLNFRMFDVGGQRSERKKWIHCFEGVTCIIFCAALSAYDMVLVEDKEVNRMHESLQLFNSICNHKCFATTSIVLFLNKKDLFKEKITKVHLNICFPEYNGLNTFEDAGNYIKQQFLDLNIRKEDKEIYSHLTCATDTQNVKFVFDAVTDIIIKENLKDCGLF, from the exons ATGGGCAGCGGAGCCAGTTCTGAGAGCAAGGAGTCAGCCAGGAGATCCagagagctggaaaagaaactCCAGGAAGATGCAGAGAGGGAAGCCAGGACAGTCAAACTACTACTGTTGg GTGCTGGAGAGTCAGGAAAGAGCACTATTGTAAAGCAAATGAA GATCATCCATAAAGATGGTTTCACATACCAGGAACGCATGGAGTTCAGACCTGTCATTTACAGTAACGCAGTGCAGTCGATCCTGTCTATCGTGAAAGCAATGACTAAGTTAGGGATCAATTATGAAAACCCAGCTAGAATT gaagatgaaaagaaactcTGTGCCATGGCAACAAATCTGGAGGATGGTGACATGACTTCTGAACTGGTGGAACTCATGAAACAACTGTGGAATGATGGTGGAATCCAGGCATGTTTTGCAAGAGCATCAGAGTACGAGCTCAATGACTCGGCAGCCTA TTACCTGAATGATTTGGATAGGTTAGCAATGCCTGACTACATACCAAATGAGCAAGACGTTTTGCACTCCCGAGTGAAAACAACTGGGATTATCGAGACTCAGTTTTCCTTCAAGGACTTGAACTTCAG gaTGTTTGATGTGGGTGGACAGcgatcagagagaaaaaagtggATTCACTGCTTTGAGGGAGTTACTTGCATCATATTCTGTGCTGCACTCAGTGCCTATGACATGGTTCTGGTGGAAGATAAAGAAGTG aacagaatgcaTGAAAGCCTTCAGCTGTTCAACAGCATCTGCAACCACAAGTGCTTTGCAACCACTTCCATTGTGctgtttctaaacaaaaaagacctctttaaagagaaaataacaaaagttCATCTGAATATCTGCTTTCCTGAATACAATG GACTAAATACATTTGAAGATGCTGGAAATTACATCAAGCAACAATTCCTAGACTTGAACataagaaaagaagacaagGAGATATATTCTCACTTGACATGTGCCACAGACACCCAGAATGTCAAGTTTGTTTTTGATGCGGTCACAGACATAATAatcaaagaaaatctgaaagactGTGGGCTTTTTTAG